A genomic segment from Lutibacter sp. A80 encodes:
- the dnaE gene encoding DNA polymerase III subunit alpha, translated as MFLIFDTETTGLPKKWNAPISDTDNWPRCIQIAWQLHNEYGELIEQQDYLIKPEGFNIPYDAEQIHGISTKLAEEKGEDLEKVLYLFNEALSKSKFIVGQNVKFDLNIMGCEYYRKDVDTPLGDLPVLDTCTETTATLCQIPGGRGGKFKLPTLTELHQFLFKTPFAEAHNATADVEATTRCFLELIRRRVYTKEELDVPSDYFQKYDAKNPETIKVIGLKHLNLKKESKRLKKKKTSEINTSAPTDVEIKDLKTANFAHLHCHSQFSILQSTSSVNNLISTAIENKMPAVAITDIGNMMGAYNFVNDAIAHNNKVEKFNEDLKEGEQPKLPIKPILGCEFYVCENHLDKSHKDNGYQIVILAKNKNGYHNLAKMSSISHTDGFYYVPRIDKKIIEQYKEDLIVLSGNLYGEIPSKILNVGEKQAEEALLWWKEQFGNDFYLEVMRHEQENENHVNNILIEFSKKHNVKLIATNNTFYTRKDEAEAHDVLLCVKDGEKMATPKGRGRGFRYGLPNNQYYFKSQDEMKSLFKDLPEAITNIQEIVDQIEVFTLKRDVLLPKFDIPQQFVDPKDEIDGGVRGENAYLKHLTFEGAKIRYGDELDEDKIERLNFELSIIEKTGYPGYFLIVWDFINEARKMGVSVGPGRGSAAGSAVAYCLWITNIDPIKYDLLFERFLNPDRVSLPDIDIDFDDEGRQRVIEFVIEKYGASQVAQIITYGTMAAKSSIRDTARALDLPLHEADRIAKLIPGLKLQNIFGEDPKSISKVKGLRAEELEKVEELKRLSQGSNLEAQTINQARALEGSVRNTGIHACGVIITPENITNLIPVATAKDSDMYVTQFDNHVVENAGLLKMDFLGLKTLTLIKDTVKIIKAKHGIELNPDDFPLDDPKTYELFQKGETIGVFQYESPGMQKHMKSLQPTEFADLIAMNALYRPGPMEYIPSFIDRKHGREEITYDLDDMEEYLKETYGITVYQEQVMLLSQKLAGFTKGEADMLRKAMGKKIFALLEKLKPKFIEGGKAKNHDEKKLEKIWKDWEAFAAYAFNKSHSTCYAYIAYQTAYLKAHYPAEYMASVLSNNMNDIKQVTFFMEECKRAGIAVLGPDVNESYYKFAVNNEGAIRFGMGAIKGVGAAAVDAIVEERKKNGPFTSIFDITKRVDLRACNKKAFDGLAMAGGLDSFKDVHRAQYYQLDEKGVTFIERAIRYGNKYQENKNSAQVSLFGEASEVQFPEPEIPYAEKWGMMEALSKEKELVGIYISGHPLDDFKNEIKYFCSTPVSIFNEDLSKYVGSNFSFAGILTNVQHRVSQNGNEWASFVVQDFNDSHEFRIFKDAYLNFKPYLYENAFRQIKVNIAAGWRNKDGVVGEPRINFTGIQILQDVLEKQSKKLTLLLDITQINDAKIAELYKMFKQHGGSVPVDFIVFDMKDKIKLNLHSRSVKVKVTNEFLKILEEKKLRFKLN; from the coding sequence ATGTTTTTAATATTTGATACAGAAACCACCGGTTTACCAAAAAAATGGAACGCTCCAATATCTGACACCGATAATTGGCCAAGATGCATACAGATTGCATGGCAATTACACAATGAATATGGAGAACTTATAGAACAACAAGACTACCTAATTAAACCTGAAGGCTTCAATATTCCGTATGATGCTGAACAAATTCATGGGATATCAACAAAATTAGCTGAAGAGAAAGGTGAAGATTTAGAAAAAGTTTTATACTTATTTAATGAAGCTTTATCAAAATCTAAATTTATTGTTGGGCAAAATGTAAAGTTTGACCTTAATATTATGGGCTGTGAATACTACCGAAAAGACGTAGACACGCCTTTAGGTGATTTACCAGTTTTAGACACCTGTACAGAAACTACAGCTACTCTATGCCAAATTCCTGGAGGTAGAGGTGGAAAATTTAAATTACCAACGTTAACAGAACTACATCAGTTTTTATTTAAAACTCCTTTTGCGGAAGCTCATAATGCTACTGCCGACGTTGAAGCTACAACACGATGCTTTTTAGAATTAATTAGAAGACGGGTTTATACTAAGGAAGAATTAGATGTTCCTTCAGATTATTTTCAAAAATATGATGCTAAAAATCCAGAAACCATTAAAGTTATTGGTTTAAAGCATTTAAATTTAAAAAAAGAAAGTAAACGCCTAAAAAAGAAAAAAACATCCGAAATTAATACTTCAGCACCAACGGATGTAGAAATAAAAGATCTTAAAACTGCAAATTTTGCACATTTGCATTGCCATTCTCAATTTTCAATATTACAATCTACCTCTAGCGTAAACAACCTTATAAGTACTGCTATTGAAAATAAAATGCCAGCGGTTGCAATTACAGACATTGGAAATATGATGGGTGCTTATAACTTTGTTAATGATGCCATTGCGCACAATAATAAAGTTGAAAAATTTAATGAAGACTTAAAAGAAGGAGAACAACCTAAGCTACCTATTAAACCTATTTTAGGTTGTGAATTTTATGTTTGTGAGAACCACTTAGATAAATCTCACAAAGACAATGGTTATCAAATAGTTATTCTAGCTAAAAATAAAAACGGCTATCATAATCTAGCCAAAATGTCTTCAATTTCGCATACAGATGGTTTTTATTATGTACCTAGAATTGACAAAAAAATTATTGAACAATACAAAGAAGATTTAATTGTACTTTCTGGAAATTTATATGGAGAAATACCCAGTAAAATATTAAATGTTGGTGAAAAACAAGCCGAAGAAGCGCTTCTTTGGTGGAAAGAACAATTTGGCAACGACTTTTATTTAGAAGTAATGCGTCATGAGCAAGAAAACGAAAATCATGTTAATAACATATTAATTGAGTTTTCTAAAAAACATAACGTAAAATTAATTGCCACAAACAACACCTTTTATACTCGCAAAGATGAAGCAGAAGCACATGATGTTTTATTATGTGTAAAAGATGGTGAAAAAATGGCAACTCCTAAAGGTAGAGGAAGAGGTTTTAGATATGGTTTACCAAACAACCAATATTATTTTAAATCTCAGGATGAAATGAAATCTTTATTCAAAGATTTACCTGAAGCTATTACCAACATACAAGAAATTGTAGATCAAATAGAAGTTTTTACTTTAAAAAGAGATGTATTACTTCCAAAATTCGACATTCCTCAACAATTTGTAGATCCGAAAGATGAAATAGATGGAGGTGTACGTGGTGAAAATGCATATTTAAAACATTTAACTTTTGAAGGTGCTAAAATAAGATATGGAGATGAGTTAGATGAAGATAAAATTGAACGCTTAAACTTTGAGCTATCAATTATTGAAAAAACAGGATATCCTGGTTATTTTTTAATTGTTTGGGATTTCATCAATGAAGCTCGTAAAATGGGAGTTTCAGTTGGTCCAGGACGTGGATCGGCTGCTGGTTCAGCCGTTGCTTACTGTTTATGGATTACAAATATAGATCCCATTAAATACGATTTACTTTTTGAGCGTTTCTTAAATCCAGATCGTGTTTCATTACCCGATATTGATATTGACTTTGATGATGAAGGTAGACAAAGAGTTATTGAATTTGTAATTGAAAAATATGGCGCCAGTCAGGTTGCTCAAATTATTACTTACGGAACCATGGCTGCTAAATCTTCTATTAGAGATACTGCCAGAGCTTTGGATTTACCACTGCATGAAGCCGATAGAATTGCCAAATTAATACCTGGTTTAAAACTACAAAACATTTTTGGTGAAGACCCGAAAAGTATTTCAAAAGTAAAAGGTTTACGAGCTGAAGAACTTGAAAAAGTAGAAGAACTAAAAAGACTTTCTCAAGGTTCAAATTTAGAAGCTCAAACCATAAATCAAGCACGCGCATTAGAGGGTTCTGTAAGAAACACAGGAATTCATGCTTGTGGCGTTATAATTACACCTGAAAACATTACCAATTTAATTCCTGTTGCTACTGCCAAAGATTCTGACATGTATGTAACGCAGTTCGACAACCATGTTGTTGAAAATGCTGGGTTATTAAAAATGGACTTTTTAGGCTTAAAAACATTAACTTTAATTAAAGATACTGTCAAAATTATAAAAGCTAAACATGGTATTGAATTAAATCCAGATGATTTTCCTTTAGACGATCCTAAAACATACGAATTATTTCAAAAAGGTGAAACTATTGGTGTTTTTCAATATGAATCTCCTGGTATGCAAAAGCATATGAAATCGCTACAACCAACCGAATTTGCTGATTTAATTGCAATGAATGCGTTGTACCGACCAGGTCCAATGGAGTATATCCCTTCTTTTATCGATAGAAAACATGGGCGTGAAGAAATTACCTACGACTTAGATGATATGGAAGAATACCTTAAGGAAACTTATGGTATTACAGTATATCAAGAGCAGGTAATGCTACTTTCTCAAAAACTAGCTGGCTTTACAAAAGGTGAAGCAGATATGCTACGTAAAGCAATGGGGAAAAAAATATTTGCTTTGCTAGAGAAATTGAAACCTAAATTTATTGAAGGTGGAAAAGCTAAAAATCACGACGAAAAAAAATTAGAGAAAATTTGGAAAGATTGGGAAGCATTTGCTGCCTATGCTTTTAACAAATCTCACTCTACCTGTTATGCTTATATTGCATACCAAACAGCCTATTTAAAAGCACATTACCCTGCCGAATATATGGCTTCGGTTTTGTCTAATAACATGAACGACATTAAGCAAGTTACTTTCTTTATGGAAGAATGTAAACGTGCAGGAATCGCAGTTTTAGGTCCAGATGTAAACGAGTCTTATTATAAATTTGCCGTAAATAATGAAGGTGCTATTAGATTTGGAATGGGGGCAATAAAAGGTGTTGGAGCAGCTGCAGTTGATGCTATTGTTGAAGAGCGTAAAAAAAATGGACCATTTACATCTATTTTTGATATTACAAAACGAGTAGATTTACGCGCTTGTAATAAAAAAGCATTTGATGGATTAGCAATGGCTGGTGGTTTAGATTCTTTTAAAGATGTACATCGTGCTCAATATTATCAATTAGATGAAAAAGGTGTTACTTTTATTGAAAGAGCCATTAGATACGGTAATAAATATCAAGAAAATAAAAATTCCGCACAAGTTTCTTTATTTGGCGAAGCATCTGAAGTTCAATTTCCTGAACCAGAAATTCCATATGCTGAAAAATGGGGAATGATGGAAGCACTCTCTAAAGAAAAAGAACTGGTTGGTATCTATATTTCTGGTCATCCATTAGATGATTTTAAAAATGAAATAAAATATTTTTGTAGTACACCCGTTTCTATTTTTAATGAAGATTTAAGCAAATATGTGGGTTCAAATTTTTCTTTTGCAGGAATTTTAACAAATGTGCAACATCGTGTTTCTCAAAATGGAAACGAATGGGCTTCTTTTGTGGTTCAAGATTTTAATGACAGTCACGAATTTAGAATTTTTAAAGATGCATATTTAAATTTTAAACCTTACTTGTACGAAAATGCTTTTAGACAAATTAAAGTAAATATAGCAGCCGGATGGAGAAATAAAGACGGTGTTGTAGGTGAACCAAGAATTAATTTTACTGGCATTCAAATTTTACAAGATGTTTTAGAAAAACAGTCTAAAAAATTAACTCTGCTTTTAGACATTACCCAAATTAACGATGCTAAAATAGCTGAACTCTATAAAATGTTTAAACAACATGGAGGAAGTGTTCCAGTTGATTTTATTGTTTTTGATATGAAAGATAAAATAAAACTAAATTTGCACAGTAGATCGGTAAAAGTAAAAGTTACCAACGAATTTTTAAAAATCTTAGAGGAGAAAAAACTAAGATTTAAATTAAACTAG
- a CDS encoding SoxR reducing system RseC family protein: MTQLDLNSYKNNKNNVVKHEGVISRISEKKITISLKGNVNCEGCKAQSACGVSESNDKEIEVVNSTQTFELNEPVDVLLKRELGLKAVFWAYVFPFILMFLVLIITSFFFKEWIAGLLSLFILIPYYFMLFVLKDKFQKAFQVSILKFN, from the coding sequence ATGACCCAGTTGGATTTAAATAGTTATAAAAATAATAAAAATAACGTAGTTAAACATGAAGGGGTTATTTCTAGAATTTCAGAAAAAAAAATAACTATTTCGTTAAAAGGAAATGTTAATTGCGAAGGTTGTAAAGCACAATCTGCCTGTGGCGTATCAGAATCTAATGATAAAGAAATTGAAGTTGTTAATTCAACTCAAACATTTGAATTAAACGAGCCAGTTGATGTTTTATTAAAAAGAGAATTAGGTTTAAAAGCTGTTTTTTGGGCTTATGTATTCCCTTTTATATTAATGTTTTTAGTATTAATAATAACTTCTTTTTTCTTTAAAGAATGGATTGCAGGATTGTTATCGCTTTTCATTTTAATACCTTATTATTTTATGCTTTTTGTGTTGAAAGATAAGTTTCAAAAAGCATTTCAAGTATCAATATTAAAATTTAATTAA
- a CDS encoding Fe-S cluster domain-containing protein, whose translation MTDSVLYSVLLLVSLGVIAAVVLYVVSKKFYVYENPLIADVDEVLPGANCAGCGSPGCKSFAEKLVNTEDISELFCPVGGNDVMKQVAAILGKEVVERDPTVAVLRCQGSCDVRPKTTEYQGPRTCAISAMVYSGETDCQYGCLGDGDCVAVCDFDAMYMDETTGLPVIITDKCTSCGACVKACPRDIIEMRPKNKRDLKVFVGCLNEDKGGIAKKACDVACIGCSKCEDVCTKGAITIENNLAYIDADLCTLCRKCVDVCPTHSIIATNFPKKKAKKVVAKKIIEKAVEKVEAEKTEVEKVAVVKKEAATKVELEKPKKNA comes from the coding sequence ATGACAGATTCAGTTTTATATAGTGTTTTGTTGTTAGTTTCTTTAGGAGTTATTGCAGCAGTAGTGCTGTATGTGGTTTCAAAAAAGTTTTACGTATATGAAAACCCTTTAATTGCAGATGTGGATGAAGTGTTGCCTGGTGCAAATTGTGCTGGTTGTGGTTCTCCGGGTTGTAAATCTTTTGCAGAGAAATTAGTAAATACAGAAGATATTTCAGAATTATTTTGTCCGGTAGGAGGAAATGATGTAATGAAACAAGTTGCAGCAATATTAGGAAAAGAAGTTGTAGAAAGAGATCCAACTGTAGCGGTTTTACGTTGCCAAGGTAGTTGTGATGTTAGACCTAAAACAACAGAATATCAAGGACCAAGAACTTGTGCTATTTCTGCTATGGTTTACAGTGGGGAAACAGATTGTCAGTATGGTTGTTTAGGTGATGGAGATTGTGTTGCAGTTTGTGATTTTGATGCCATGTATATGGATGAAACCACAGGTTTACCAGTAATTATTACAGATAAATGTACTTCTTGTGGAGCTTGTGTAAAGGCATGTCCAAGAGATATTATAGAGATGAGACCAAAAAACAAACGAGATTTAAAAGTGTTTGTAGGTTGTTTAAATGAAGATAAAGGAGGAATAGCAAAAAAAGCCTGTGATGTAGCTTGTATTGGTTGTTCTAAATGTGAAGATGTTTGTACCAAAGGAGCTATAACAATAGAAAATAATTTAGCATATATAGATGCGGATCTTTGTACGCTTTGTAGAAAATGTGTAGATGTTTGTCCAACACATTCTATTATTGCAACAAATTTCCCAAAGAAAAAAGCGAAAAAAGTTGTTGCCAAAAAGATTATTGAAAAAGCTGTAGAAAAGGTTGAAGCTGAAAAGACTGAAGTAGAAAAAGTCGCTGTTGTAAAAAAAGAAGCTGCCACTAAAGTTGAACTAGAAAAACCTAAAAAGAATGCTTAA
- the rsxC gene encoding electron transport complex subunit RsxC, whose protein sequence is MLKTFPKGGIHPPENKITSSKGIKRMTVPKMVTVPIAQHIGIPAEIVVDRKTKVEIGQVIAKSGGFVSSNIHSPVAGTVTKIDQIIDTSGYKKQCIVIRTDAKNEANFEEKEYPLKTEIELEPKEIIQRISDFGVVGLGGATFPSHVKLNVKEGAKLDYLIINGVECEPYLTADHRLMLEKAAEIIVGIKILMKALHITKAVIGIENNKKDAIQQFKELTVNEPGIQIAALQVKYPQGGEKQLVRAILGREVPKNGLPLDVGVIVNNVGTVFAVYEAVQHNKPLMERVVTVTGKKMEHPANFWVKIGTPIKDLIAEVGGLPEGTRKLVNGGPMMGKAIKNTDVPVTKGTSGILVISEEEASRGKAENCIRCGECVSVCPMGLEPHLLMNLTEKGMYEKAASEDIMTCIECGSCSYVCPSHRPLLDYIRYGKNIVKKLETSKN, encoded by the coding sequence ATGCTTAAAACATTCCCAAAAGGAGGAATACATCCTCCAGAAAATAAAATTACTTCATCTAAAGGAATTAAAAGAATGACAGTGCCAAAAATGGTAACTGTACCAATTGCACAGCATATTGGAATTCCTGCAGAAATTGTTGTTGATAGAAAAACTAAAGTTGAAATAGGTCAGGTAATAGCAAAGTCTGGCGGATTTGTTTCTTCAAATATTCATTCTCCAGTTGCAGGAACTGTAACAAAAATTGATCAGATAATAGACACTAGTGGTTATAAAAAACAGTGTATTGTTATAAGAACCGATGCTAAAAATGAAGCCAATTTTGAAGAAAAAGAATATCCTTTAAAAACAGAAATTGAATTAGAACCAAAAGAAATTATACAACGTATTTCAGATTTTGGTGTTGTAGGTTTAGGTGGTGCAACATTTCCTTCACATGTAAAATTGAATGTGAAAGAAGGTGCTAAATTAGACTACTTAATAATTAATGGTGTAGAATGTGAACCGTATTTAACTGCCGACCATAGATTAATGCTTGAAAAAGCAGCTGAAATTATTGTTGGAATTAAAATTTTAATGAAGGCATTGCATATTACTAAAGCAGTTATAGGTATTGAAAATAATAAAAAAGATGCCATTCAACAATTTAAAGAATTAACGGTAAATGAACCTGGAATTCAAATTGCAGCATTACAAGTTAAATATCCTCAAGGTGGTGAAAAACAGTTGGTAAGAGCTATTTTAGGAAGAGAAGTTCCTAAAAATGGATTGCCTTTAGATGTTGGTGTTATTGTAAATAATGTAGGGACTGTTTTTGCAGTGTATGAAGCAGTTCAGCACAATAAACCTTTAATGGAACGTGTAGTTACTGTTACTGGTAAAAAAATGGAACATCCTGCTAACTTTTGGGTGAAAATTGGAACACCAATTAAAGATTTAATAGCTGAAGTAGGTGGTTTGCCAGAAGGTACTAGGAAACTAGTAAATGGAGGGCCAATGATGGGAAAAGCCATAAAAAATACAGATGTACCAGTTACAAAAGGGACTTCGGGTATTTTGGTGATTTCTGAAGAGGAAGCAAGTAGAGGAAAAGCAGAAAATTGTATTAGATGTGGCGAATGTGTTTCTGTATGTCCAATGGGATTAGAACCGCATTTATTAATGAATTTAACAGAGAAAGGGATGTACGAAAAAGCAGCCTCAGAAGATATTATGACCTGTATTGAATGTGGCTCGTGTAGTTATGTTTGCCCTTCGCACAGACCTTTGTTAGATTATATTCGTTACGGAAAAAATATTGTTAAAAAATTAGAAACTTCTAAAAATTAA
- a CDS encoding RnfABCDGE type electron transport complex subunit D codes for MSQPIIISASPHVHSAKTSKKVMYDVVIALIPAFLVSLYVFGISALILTAIAVASCLLFEYLIQKYLLKTEITIGDGSALITGILLAFNLPAGLPIWMILVGSLVAIGIGKMSFGGLGFNIFNPALVGRVFLLVSFPVQMTMWPTAVENNTTIADAVTGATPLGMIKEGLMFGDTMTNISANLPSNLEMFLGISGGSIGEMSAIALLLGGIYLLVRKVITWHIPVTILVTMAVMTGIFWLIDPESYASPLIHILSGGAILGAFFMATDMVTSPMTKKGMVIFAIGIAVITVVIRLFGAYPEGVSFAILIMNAFVPLINTYFKPRRFGSKIKSKIV; via the coding sequence ATGAGTCAACCTATTATAATATCGGCCTCACCACACGTACATTCTGCTAAAACATCAAAAAAAGTAATGTATGATGTGGTTATCGCTTTAATTCCAGCATTTTTAGTTTCACTATATGTATTTGGAATAAGCGCATTAATTCTTACAGCAATTGCAGTAGCATCTTGTTTGTTGTTCGAATATTTAATTCAAAAATATTTATTAAAAACGGAAATAACCATTGGAGATGGTTCGGCGTTAATCACCGGAATTTTATTAGCCTTTAATTTACCCGCAGGATTACCAATTTGGATGATTTTAGTTGGTAGTTTAGTGGCTATTGGAATTGGTAAAATGTCTTTTGGTGGTTTAGGATTCAATATATTTAATCCGGCATTAGTTGGACGGGTATTTTTATTAGTATCGTTTCCAGTACAAATGACTATGTGGCCAACAGCAGTTGAAAATAATACTACAATTGCAGATGCAGTTACAGGTGCAACACCATTAGGGATGATAAAAGAAGGGTTAATGTTTGGTGATACTATGACAAATATTAGCGCAAATCTTCCTTCAAACTTAGAAATGTTTTTAGGTATTTCGGGTGGTTCAATTGGTGAAATGTCTGCCATAGCATTATTATTAGGTGGAATTTATTTATTGGTTAGAAAGGTAATAACTTGGCATATTCCAGTAACAATTTTAGTAACAATGGCTGTTATGACCGGTATTTTTTGGCTTATAGATCCAGAAAGCTATGCAAGCCCATTGATTCATATTTTATCAGGAGGTGCAATTTTAGGTGCATTTTTTATGGCAACTGATATGGTTACCAGTCCAATGACAAAAAAAGGAATGGTAATTTTTGCAATTGGTATTGCTGTAATTACGGTTGTAATTAGGTTGTTTGGAGCCTATCCAGAAGGAGTTTCATTTGCAATTTTAATTATGAATGCATTTGTTCCTTTAATCAATACATATTTTAAACCAAGACGATTTGGTTCAAAAATCAAATCTAAAATTGTGTAA
- a CDS encoding RnfABCDGE type electron transport complex subunit G: MSKKKDTFINMVVSLFAITIVSGFALGYVNDLTVGPIEQAKITKKVDALKMVLPEFDNNPVAQVLLINSEFAKDSVEVYPAFKNNEFVGAAVIGSTEKGFSGLIKIMVGFMPDGTIKNIAVLEQKETPGLGTKMKDEKFLAQFREKNPSTYNLKVTKDGGEVDALTGATISSRAFGEAVQMAYDEFLKNNDALIKLKN; the protein is encoded by the coding sequence ATGAGTAAAAAGAAAGATACATTTATAAACATGGTTGTGTCGTTATTTGCCATTACCATTGTTTCGGGTTTTGCGTTAGGTTATGTAAATGATTTAACAGTTGGACCAATAGAACAAGCAAAAATTACTAAAAAGGTAGATGCCTTAAAAATGGTATTACCCGAATTTGATAATAACCCAGTAGCACAAGTTTTATTAATAAATTCTGAATTTGCTAAAGATTCTGTTGAAGTTTATCCAGCATTTAAAAATAACGAGTTTGTTGGTGCGGCGGTAATTGGATCTACTGAAAAAGGATTTAGTGGACTTATAAAAATTATGGTAGGTTTTATGCCAGATGGTACTATAAAAAACATAGCAGTTTTAGAACAAAAAGAAACGCCAGGATTGGGAACTAAAATGAAAGATGAAAAATTCTTAGCTCAGTTTAGAGAAAAAAATCCTTCAACATATAATTTAAAAGTAACTAAAGATGGAGGAGAAGTTGATGCTTTAACAGGCGCAACTATTTCATCACGTGCTTTTGGTGAAGCTGTTCAAATGGCTTATGATGAGTTTCTTAAAAATAATGATGCACTAATTAAACTTAAAAATTAA
- a CDS encoding RnfABCDGE type electron transport complex subunit E, which produces MAEQVNQTQNFLKGIVKENPVFVMLLGMCPTLGVTSSAFNGLGMGVATLFVLLMSNIVVSLVKSQIPSKVRIPAFIIIIASFVTIVEMVLEAFVPFLYEQLGIFIPLIVVNCLILGRAEAFASKNNVMSSILDALGMGLGFVIALTILGATREILGSGSLFGFKFLPEDANTFILFILPPGAFIALAYLTVLFNKITIKTT; this is translated from the coding sequence ATGGCAGAACAAGTAAATCAAACCCAGAATTTCTTAAAGGGTATTGTAAAAGAAAACCCTGTATTTGTAATGCTACTAGGTATGTGCCCAACTTTAGGTGTTACATCATCAGCATTTAACGGACTGGGTATGGGAGTAGCAACATTATTTGTGTTGTTAATGTCTAATATTGTGGTTTCTTTAGTGAAATCTCAAATTCCAAGTAAAGTTCGTATTCCTGCTTTTATTATTATTATAGCATCGTTTGTAACAATAGTAGAGATGGTTTTGGAAGCTTTTGTTCCATTTTTATATGAGCAATTAGGAATTTTTATACCATTAATTGTTGTTAACTGTTTAATATTAGGAAGAGCAGAGGCATTTGCATCAAAAAACAATGTAATGTCTTCAATTTTAGATGCCTTAGGAATGGGGCTGGGATTTGTTATTGCATTAACAATTTTAGGAGCAACCCGAGAAATATTAGGAAGTGGTAGCTTATTTGGATTTAAATTTTTACCTGAAGATGCAAATACATTTATCCTGTTTATTTTACCTCCTGGAGCATTTATAGCATTAGCATATTTAACTGTTTTATTCAATAAAATTACAATTAAAACTACATAA
- a CDS encoding electron transport complex protein RnfA gives MDYIIILIAAVFVNNIVLSQFLGICPFLGVSSKVSTSVGMSGAVLFVMTLATMVTYLLHEFILVPAGLDYLRTITFILVIAALVQMVEIILKKVSPPLYQALGVFLPLITTNCAVLGVAILALGLDNGSLLKAVFFAVSNSIGFGLALILFASVREHLELANIPKGMQGVPINLLVAGLLSLAFLGFTGLV, from the coding sequence ATGGATTATATTATTATTTTAATAGCAGCTGTTTTTGTAAACAACATAGTACTTTCTCAATTTTTAGGAATTTGTCCGTTTTTAGGAGTTTCAAGTAAAGTATCAACTTCTGTTGGTATGTCTGGGGCTGTATTGTTTGTAATGACGTTGGCAACAATGGTAACTTACCTTTTACACGAATTTATATTAGTTCCTGCAGGCTTAGATTATTTAAGAACCATTACATTTATATTAGTTATAGCCGCTTTGGTGCAAATGGTAGAAATTATTCTAAAAAAAGTGAGTCCACCGTTATACCAAGCATTAGGTGTTTTCTTACCTTTAATTACAACAAATTGTGCTGTTTTAGGTGTCGCAATTTTGGCTTTAGGATTAGATAATGGAAGTTTGTTGAAAGCCGTATTTTTTGCTGTTTCTAATTCAATAGGTTTTGGATTGGCATTAATTCTTTTTGCAAGTGTAAGAGAGCATTTAGAATTAGCTAATATTCCAAAAGGTATGCAAGGAGTGCCAATTAATTTATTGGTAGCTGGATTATTATCCTTAGCATTTTTAGGATTTACGGGCTTAGTTTAA
- a CDS encoding 30S ribosomal protein S16, translating to MPVKIRLQRHGKKGKPFYWIVAADARSKRDGKYLDKIGTYNPNTNPATIDLDVDGAVKWLQNGAQPTDTAKAILSYKGAMLKNHLVGGVRKGALTEEQAEEKFQAWVAEKEAKINAKVEGLSKAEADAKTKAFEAEVKINEERAAAAKEVEEAAIKAAADAKAAEAAANAEPTEEKGPESIDDAQNAASEEA from the coding sequence ATGCCAGTAAAAATTAGATTACAAAGACACGGTAAAAAAGGAAAACCATTTTATTGGATTGTTGCAGCTGATGCACGTTCAAAAAGAGATGGTAAATACTTAGACAAAATTGGGACTTATAATCCTAATACTAATCCTGCAACTATCGATTTAGATGTTGATGGAGCCGTGAAATGGTTGCAAAATGGAGCACAACCAACTGATACAGCAAAAGCAATTTTATCTTATAAAGGAGCAATGCTAAAAAATCATTTAGTTGGAGGTGTAAGAAAAGGAGCTTTAACAGAAGAACAAGCAGAAGAAAAATTCCAAGCTTGGGTTGCTGAAAAAGAAGCTAAAATTAATGCAAAAGTTGAAGGTTTATCAAAAGCTGAAGCAGATGCAAAAACAAAAGCTTTTGAAGCTGAAGTAAAAATAAACGAAGAGCGTGCTGCTGCTGCTAAAGAAGTAGAAGAAGCTGCTATTAAAGCTGCTGCTGACGCAAAAGCTGCTGAAGCTGCTGCAAATGCAGAGCCAACAGAAGAAAAAGGGCCAGAGTCTATTGACGATGCTCAAAACGCTGCAAGCGAAGAAGCTTAA